Proteins from a single region of Sphingomonas morindae:
- a CDS encoding phytoene/squalene synthase family protein: MSDRAALVAYAERTIAAGSKSFAAAARLFDPATRERAMLLYAWCRACDDLADGQALGHGMTRVTDGAARVARMRALTAAALAGTGTGEPAFDALAIVAAETGLPARFAEDLLAGFALDAEGWAPADEADLYRYCYHVAGAVGCMMAVVMGVDPAETGVLDRACDLGLAFQLANVARDIGEDAEAGRCYLPADWLDEAGVARTALADPTSRPALAMLARRLAERAGRYEASARVGAAALPFRSAWAVLAAAGIYGDIARAVAARGEAALTRRVTTSRTAKLGWVARAWLQARRRHAVAPRPRTGLWTRPR; encoded by the coding sequence TTGAGCGACCGCGCCGCGCTGGTCGCCTATGCCGAGCGGACGATCGCCGCCGGCTCCAAATCCTTCGCGGCGGCGGCGCGGCTGTTCGATCCGGCCACGCGCGAGCGGGCGATGCTGCTCTATGCCTGGTGCCGCGCCTGCGACGATCTCGCCGACGGCCAGGCGTTGGGCCATGGCATGACGCGGGTGACGGACGGCGCCGCGCGGGTGGCGCGGATGCGCGCGCTCACCGCCGCCGCGCTGGCCGGCACCGGAACGGGCGAGCCCGCCTTCGACGCGCTCGCCATCGTCGCCGCCGAAACAGGGCTGCCCGCGCGCTTCGCGGAGGATCTGCTGGCCGGCTTCGCGCTCGACGCCGAGGGCTGGGCCCCCGCCGACGAGGCGGATCTCTACCGCTATTGCTACCATGTCGCCGGCGCGGTCGGCTGCATGATGGCGGTGGTGATGGGGGTGGACCCGGCCGAGACGGGCGTGCTGGACCGCGCCTGCGATCTCGGCCTCGCCTTCCAGCTCGCCAATGTCGCGCGCGACATCGGCGAGGATGCCGAGGCCGGCCGCTGCTATCTGCCCGCCGACTGGCTGGACGAGGCGGGCGTCGCCCGCACCGCGCTGGCCGATCCCACCAGCCGGCCGGCGCTGGCGATGCTGGCGCGGCGCCTGGCGGAGCGCGCCGGACGCTACGAGGCGAGCGCGCGCGTCGGCGCGGCGGCATTGCCCTTCCGCTCGGCCTGGGCGGTGCTCGCCGCCGCCGGCATCTATGGCGATATCGCGCGCGCGGTCGCCGCGCGGGGCGAAGCGGCGCTGACCCGGCGCGTGACGACCAGCCGCACCGCCAAGCTCGGCTGGGTGGCGCGGGCCTGGCTCCAGGCGCGACGCCGGCACGCGGTGGCGCCGCGTCCGCGCACCGGCCTCTGGACGCGCCCGCGCTGA
- the nhaA gene encoding Na+/H+ antiporter NhaA: MPLPPLRRPVAAALDLVPQGGLPGVLLILAALAALVIANSPLAPLYMALRHQPLGPLAVEHWINDGLMALFFFQVGLEVKREARVGDLADPAARRLPLVAAASGMAVPALLYLAIAGPVPGLARGWAIASATDIAFALGVLNLLGARVPASLRLFLTTVAVADDIGAVAIIALGYSQALHGLALAVAAALALLLFALPRLGVRRFAPYAALGLLLWAATLRSGVHATVAGVLAALAVPLARDGGPLERIEHRLAPIIAYGVLPLFAFANAGVALGSAPLLAPLPLAVALALGLVLGKQIGVFGAVRGMAALGLATPPGGASWRQLYGVSLLAGIGFTMSLFIGGLAFADPALMDQAKLGVLAGSLASALLGYAVLRRAR, encoded by the coding sequence ATGCCGCTGCCGCCCTTGCGCCGCCCGGTTGCCGCCGCGCTCGATCTGGTGCCGCAAGGCGGGCTGCCCGGCGTGCTGCTGATCCTCGCCGCGCTCGCCGCGCTCGTCATCGCCAACTCGCCGCTGGCGCCGCTCTACATGGCGCTGCGCCACCAGCCGCTCGGTCCGCTCGCGGTCGAGCATTGGATCAATGACGGGCTGATGGCGCTCTTCTTCTTCCAGGTGGGGCTGGAGGTGAAGCGCGAGGCGCGGGTGGGCGATCTTGCCGATCCCGCCGCGCGGCGCCTGCCGCTGGTGGCGGCGGCGAGCGGCATGGCGGTGCCGGCGCTGCTCTATCTCGCCATCGCCGGGCCGGTGCCGGGGCTGGCGCGCGGCTGGGCGATCGCCTCGGCCACCGACATCGCCTTCGCGCTGGGCGTGCTGAACCTGCTCGGCGCGCGCGTGCCGGCGAGCCTGCGGCTCTTCCTCACCACCGTCGCGGTGGCGGACGATATCGGCGCGGTGGCGATCATCGCGCTGGGCTATAGCCAGGCGTTGCACGGCCTCGCGCTCGCCGTGGCGGCGGCGCTGGCGCTGCTGCTGTTCGCGCTGCCCCGGCTGGGCGTGCGGCGCTTTGCGCCCTATGCCGCGCTCGGCCTGCTGCTCTGGGCCGCGACGCTGCGCTCGGGCGTGCACGCCACGGTGGCGGGCGTTCTCGCCGCGCTCGCCGTGCCGCTGGCGCGCGACGGCGGACCGCTGGAGCGGATCGAGCATCGGCTGGCGCCGATCATCGCCTATGGCGTGCTGCCGCTCTTCGCCTTCGCCAATGCCGGGGTGGCGCTGGGATCGGCACCGCTGCTGGCGCCGCTGCCACTGGCCGTGGCGCTGGCGCTGGGGCTGGTGCTGGGCAAGCAGATCGGCGTGTTCGGGGCGGTGCGGGGGATGGCGGCGCTAGGCCTCGCGACGCCGCCCGGGGGCGCGAGCTGGCGCCAGCTCTACGGGGTGTCGCTGCTCGCGGGGATCGGCTTCACCATGAGTCTGTTCATCGGCGGCCTCGCCTTCGCCGATCCGGCGCTGATGGATCAGGCCAAGCTGGGCGTGCTGGCGGGCTCACTCGCCTCGGCGCTGCTCGGCTATGCGGTGCTGCGCCGCGCCCGCTGA
- a CDS encoding DUF2490 domain-containing protein, which produces MRPLPRLARLTAAALFLLPLAGTPVAAATRQDGQIWVNLNAQGGLAGRLIYYAELQPRFVDGGARIGQVIARGALGWKLTPRISLYQGYAHVAHPDDALVRDVNEERSFQQLSWDLGRVLGGRLSSRTRFEQRLRSDGRDVALRLREFLRYTHRIGPDPQGVAALVSVEPMLALTSADWGPRAGFDQLRTNVGLEIPLTGRTTIEVGYLNQLVNRRAGQREINHIGQVLLALRP; this is translated from the coding sequence ATGCGCCCGCTTCCCCGCCTCGCCCGTCTCACCGCCGCCGCCCTGTTTCTGCTGCCGCTGGCCGGAACGCCGGTCGCGGCGGCGACCCGGCAGGACGGGCAGATCTGGGTCAATCTGAACGCCCAAGGCGGGCTGGCGGGGCGGCTGATCTATTATGCGGAGCTTCAGCCGCGCTTCGTGGATGGCGGCGCGCGGATCGGCCAGGTGATCGCGCGCGGCGCCCTGGGCTGGAAGCTCACGCCGCGCATCAGCCTCTACCAGGGCTATGCCCATGTCGCGCACCCGGACGACGCGCTCGTCCGCGATGTCAACGAGGAGCGCAGCTTCCAGCAACTCTCCTGGGATCTCGGCCGGGTGCTGGGCGGCCGGCTTTCGTCGCGGACGCGGTTCGAGCAGCGACTGCGCTCGGACGGCCGCGACGTGGCGCTGCGGCTGCGCGAATTTCTGCGCTACACGCACAGGATCGGCCCCGATCCCCAGGGCGTCGCGGCGCTCGTCTCGGTGGAGCCGATGCTGGCGCTCACCAGCGCCGATTGGGGCCCGCGCGCGGGATTTGACCAGCTGCGCACCAATGTCGGCCTGGAGATCCCGCTGACGGGCCGCACCACGATCGAGGTCGGCTATCTCAACCAGCTCGTCAATCGCCGCGCCGGCCAGCGCGAGATCAACCATATCGGCCAGGTGCTGCTAGCGCTGCGCCCCTGA
- a CDS encoding phytoene desaturase, protein MMRAAVIGAGFGGLALAIRLQSAGIETTIVEGRDKPGGRAYQWQREGFTFDAGPTVITDPDCLADLWRLSGRDIAEDVELLPVSPFYRLMWPDGTNFDYSNDDEALARQIAALNPEDVAGYKRFLGYSGEVYREGYEKLGHVAFLDFASMIKAAPQLMRNQAWRSVYSIVASYVKDEHLRQALSFHTLLVGGNPFSTSSIYALIHALEKRGGVWFPKGGTHALIGAMVTHFQRLGGTLRLGDPVVAIDTLGDRATGLSCASGWSAPFDAVASNADVMHSYRDLLAHSQRGRRAAQALSRKRYSPSLFVVHFGIRGAFPGIPHHSILFGPRYKDLLTDIYDHGVLARDFSLYLHHPTVTDPALAPEGCSTFYVLAPVPHMGKLPVDWDEIGPAYADRILDHLEARLIPGLRERLVTRFHYTPADFAQDLNAHMGSAFSLEPLLTQSAFFRVHNRDDRIPNLYFTGAGTHPGAGIPGVVGSAKATAALMLDDLRRA, encoded by the coding sequence ATGATGAGAGCGGCGGTAATCGGAGCGGGTTTCGGCGGGCTGGCGCTGGCCATTAGGCTGCAATCGGCGGGGATCGAAACCACCATCGTCGAGGGGCGCGACAAGCCGGGCGGCCGCGCCTATCAGTGGCAGCGCGAGGGCTTCACCTTCGATGCCGGGCCCACCGTCATCACCGATCCGGATTGCCTGGCCGATCTGTGGCGTCTGTCGGGCCGCGACATCGCCGAGGATGTCGAGCTGCTGCCCGTCTCGCCCTTCTACCGGCTGATGTGGCCCGACGGCACCAATTTCGACTATTCCAACGACGACGAGGCGCTCGCCCGCCAGATCGCCGCGCTCAACCCGGAGGATGTCGCCGGCTACAAGCGCTTCCTCGGCTATTCGGGCGAAGTGTATCGCGAGGGCTATGAGAAGCTCGGCCATGTCGCTTTTCTCGACTTCGCGTCGATGATCAAGGCGGCGCCGCAGCTGATGCGCAACCAGGCGTGGCGCTCGGTCTATTCCATCGTCGCCAGCTATGTGAAGGACGAGCATCTCCGCCAGGCGCTGTCGTTCCACACGCTGCTGGTGGGCGGCAATCCGTTCTCCACCAGCTCGATCTACGCGCTGATCCATGCGCTGGAGAAGCGCGGCGGCGTGTGGTTCCCGAAAGGCGGCACCCATGCGCTGATCGGCGCGATGGTCACGCATTTCCAGCGGCTGGGCGGCACGCTGCGGCTCGGCGATCCGGTGGTGGCGATCGATACGCTGGGCGATCGCGCGACGGGGCTCAGCTGCGCCAGCGGCTGGTCGGCGCCGTTCGACGCGGTCGCCAGCAATGCGGACGTGATGCACAGCTATCGCGATCTGCTCGCCCATTCGCAGCGCGGGCGGCGCGCGGCGCAGGCGCTGAGCCGCAAGCGCTATTCGCCCTCGCTGTTCGTGGTGCATTTCGGCATTCGCGGCGCCTTTCCGGGCATCCCGCATCATTCGATCCTGTTCGGTCCGCGCTACAAGGATCTGCTCACCGACATCTACGATCATGGCGTGCTGGCGCGCGATTTCTCGCTCTATCTGCACCATCCCACCGTCACCGATCCGGCGCTCGCGCCGGAGGGCTGCTCCACCTTCTATGTGCTCGCGCCGGTGCCGCACATGGGCAAGCTGCCGGTCGACTGGGACGAGATCGGTCCGGCCTATGCGGATCGCATCCTCGATCATCTCGAGGCCCGGCTGATCCCCGGCCTGCGCGAGCGGCTGGTGACGCGCTTCCACTATACGCCGGCGGATTTCGCGCAGGATCTCAACGCGCATATGGGATCGGCCTTCAGCCTCGAGCCGCTCCTCACCCAATCCGCCTTCTTCCGCGTGCACAATCGCGACGATCGCATCCCCAATCTGTATTTCACCGGCGCCGGCACCCATCCGGGCGCGGGCATTCCCGGCGTGGTCGGCTCGGCCAAGGCCACCGCCGCGCTCATGCTCGACGATCTCCGCCGCGCCTGA
- a CDS encoding TIGR00730 family Rossman fold protein, which yields MNRLAVYCGSATPADPRFIDAARQVGAAFAARGIGLVYGGGRLGLMGAVADACLEAGGEVIGVIPQLLVDAEVAHRGCTALHVVETMHQRKQAFTDLADGFVTLPGGTGTMDELWEAMSWAQLGYHAKPVGLLNVGGFYDGLLAFVETMAQTGFLRPQHRDILIAADTLDDLLARMAAHRPPQTIVRMKADQL from the coding sequence ATGAACCGTCTCGCCGTCTATTGCGGCTCGGCCACGCCCGCCGATCCGCGCTTCATCGACGCCGCCCGCCAGGTCGGCGCCGCCTTCGCCGCACGCGGCATCGGCCTTGTCTATGGCGGCGGCCGGCTCGGGCTGATGGGCGCGGTGGCCGATGCCTGTCTGGAGGCGGGCGGCGAGGTGATCGGCGTGATCCCGCAGCTGCTGGTGGATGCCGAGGTGGCGCATCGCGGCTGCACCGCGCTGCATGTCGTCGAGACCATGCACCAGCGCAAACAGGCCTTCACCGATCTCGCGGACGGGTTCGTCACCCTGCCCGGCGGCACCGGCACGATGGACGAATTGTGGGAGGCGATGAGCTGGGCGCAGCTCGGCTATCACGCCAAGCCGGTCGGCCTGCTCAATGTCGGCGGCTTCTATGACGGGCTGCTCGCCTTTGTCGAAACCATGGCGCAGACCGGCTTTCTGCGCCCGCAGCATCGCGACATCCTGATCGCCGCCGACACGCTCGACGATCTGCTGGCGCGCATGGCCGCCCATCGCCCGCCGCAGACGATCGTCCGGATGAAGGCCGACCAGCTTTGA
- a CDS encoding 5'-methylthioadenosine/S-adenosylhomocysteine nucleosidase, giving the protein MRTGWTHGLGLAAAALLACAAPAAARAVPPTDAQPAPALALAPDPVPRTAILSAFDPEWQVLRAALADPAEREIGGTRFVTGTLHGQPVLLFLSGMSMVNAAMATQNALDHFTVRRILISGIAGGVDPALHVGDVVVPERWGEYLESIFARAAGGGFAPPPGHETPFPPYGMIYPRAVEVRRAGAAAPERRFWFAADPALLALARRVAGAVRLERCAAGRCLDRAPRIRVGGAGVSGPVFLDNAQVRAYAFRTFHAEAVDMESAAVAHVAYVAGVPFIAFRSLSDLAGGDPRANQAATFFGLASANAAAVVDAFVAALPPATLPDGRPADR; this is encoded by the coding sequence ATGCGGACAGGATGGACCCATGGGCTCGGCCTGGCGGCGGCTGCGCTGCTGGCGTGCGCCGCCCCCGCCGCCGCCCGGGCGGTGCCGCCGACCGACGCTCAACCCGCGCCCGCGCTTGCGCTCGCGCCCGATCCGGTGCCGCGCACCGCCATCCTCTCCGCCTTCGATCCCGAATGGCAGGTGCTGCGCGCCGCGCTCGCCGATCCGGCGGAGCGGGAGATTGGCGGCACGCGCTTCGTCACGGGCACGCTCCACGGCCAGCCCGTGCTGCTCTTCCTGTCGGGGATGAGCATGGTCAACGCCGCGATGGCGACGCAGAATGCGCTCGATCATTTCACCGTCCGGCGCATCCTCATCTCGGGCATCGCCGGCGGGGTCGATCCGGCGCTCCATGTCGGCGATGTCGTGGTGCCCGAGCGCTGGGGCGAATATCTCGAGTCGATCTTCGCGCGGGCGGCGGGCGGCGGCTTCGCCCCGCCACCGGGCCATGAAACGCCCTTCCCGCCCTATGGCATGATCTATCCGCGCGCGGTGGAGGTCCGCCGCGCCGGCGCCGCCGCGCCCGAACGCCGCTTCTGGTTCGCCGCCGATCCGGCGCTGCTCGCGCTCGCCCGGCGGGTGGCCGGCGCGGTGCGGCTGGAACGCTGCGCGGCGGGCCGCTGCCTCGATCGGGCGCCGCGGATCCGCGTCGGCGGCGCGGGCGTGTCGGGGCCGGTCTTTCTCGATAATGCGCAGGTCCGCGCCTATGCCTTCCGCACCTTCCACGCCGAGGCGGTGGACATGGAATCGGCCGCGGTGGCGCATGTCGCCTATGTCGCGGGCGTGCCCTTCATCGCCTTTCGCAGCCTGTCGGATCTCGCCGGCGGCGATCCCCGCGCCAACCAGGCGGCCACCTTCTTCGGCCTCGCTTCGGCCAATGCGGCGGCGGTGGTGGACGCCTTCGTGGCCGCGCTGCCGCCAGCAACACTTCCTGACGGGCGCCCGGCCGATCGCTGA
- the sucC gene encoding ADP-forming succinate--CoA ligase subunit beta: protein MNIHEYQAKELLAKFGVAVPAGHAALSVDEAVAAAERLPGPLYVVKAQIHAGGRGKGKFKELPAEAKGGVRLTKSLDEVRAAASEMLGNTLVTVQTGEAGKQVNRLYVTDGADIEREYYLSMLVDRKTGRIAMVVSTEGGMDIETVAHDTPEKIETITIDPAEGFQPHLGRAVAFALKLKGDLAKQAQTLAAQLYQAFLATDMSMLEINPLVETKDGKLLVLDAKVSFDSNAMFRHKDVAELRDLTEEDPMEVEASKYDLAYIKLDGDIGCMVNGAGLAMATMDIIKLNGAFPANFLDVGGGASKEKVTAAFKIILSDPAVKGILVNIFGGIMRCDIIAEGIIAAAKEVNLSVPLVVRLEGTNVEQGKAALASSGLAIVPADDLGDAARKIVAETRQAA from the coding sequence ATGAACATCCACGAATATCAGGCCAAGGAATTGCTGGCGAAATTTGGCGTGGCGGTGCCCGCCGGCCACGCCGCCCTCTCGGTGGACGAGGCCGTGGCCGCCGCCGAGCGGCTGCCCGGACCGCTCTACGTCGTCAAGGCGCAGATCCATGCCGGCGGCCGCGGCAAGGGCAAGTTCAAGGAGCTGCCCGCCGAGGCCAAGGGCGGCGTCCGCCTCACCAAGTCGCTCGACGAGGTGCGCGCCGCCGCCAGCGAGATGCTCGGCAACACGCTCGTGACGGTGCAGACCGGCGAGGCCGGCAAGCAGGTCAACCGCCTCTACGTCACCGACGGCGCGGATATCGAGCGCGAATATTATCTGTCGATGCTCGTCGACCGCAAGACCGGGCGCATCGCCATGGTCGTCTCCACCGAAGGCGGCATGGACATCGAGACGGTGGCGCACGACACGCCCGAGAAGATCGAGACGATCACCATCGATCCCGCCGAGGGCTTCCAGCCGCATCTTGGCCGCGCGGTGGCGTTCGCGCTCAAGCTGAAGGGCGATCTCGCCAAGCAGGCGCAGACGCTGGCGGCGCAGCTGTACCAGGCCTTCCTGGCCACCGACATGTCGATGCTGGAAATCAATCCGCTGGTCGAGACCAAGGACGGCAAGCTGCTCGTGCTCGACGCGAAGGTCTCCTTCGATTCGAACGCGATGTTCCGCCACAAGGACGTGGCCGAGCTGCGCGACCTGACCGAGGAGGATCCGATGGAGGTCGAGGCCTCCAAATATGACCTCGCCTATATCAAGCTCGACGGCGATATTGGCTGCATGGTCAACGGCGCCGGCCTCGCCATGGCGACGATGGACATCATCAAGCTGAACGGCGCCTTCCCGGCCAACTTCCTCGATGTGGGCGGCGGCGCCTCCAAGGAGAAGGTGACCGCGGCGTTCAAGATCATCCTCAGCGATCCGGCGGTGAAGGGCATTCTCGTCAACATCTTCGGCGGCATCATGCGGTGCGACATCATCGCCGAGGGGATCATCGCGGCGGCCAAGGAGGTGAATCTCTCGGTGCCGCTGGTGGTCCGGCTCGAGGGCACCAATGTCGAGCAGGGCAAGGCCGCGCTGGCCAGCTCGGGCCTCGCGATCGTGCCGGCCGACGATCTCGGCGATGCCGCCCGCAAGATCGTGGCCGAGACGCGCCAGGCCGCCTGA
- a CDS encoding electron transfer flavoprotein subunit beta/FixA family protein, which translates to MKILVPVKRVIDYNVRPRVKPDGSGVDLANVKMSMNPFDEIAVEEAIRLKEKGAATEVVIVSVGPAKAQETCRTGLAMGADRAILVQTDDAVEPLAVAKILKAIADEEQPGLIILGKQAIDDDSNQTGQMLAALMGRPQGTFASKVEIADGAATVTREVDGGLETVRLTLPAIVTTDLRLNEPRYASLPNIMKAKSKPLAAKTPADYGVDTSPRLKTLSVAEPAKRQAGIKLDTVDALVEKLKAMGVAA; encoded by the coding sequence GTGAAGATCCTGGTGCCCGTGAAGCGGGTGATCGACTATAACGTCCGCCCGCGGGTCAAGCCCGATGGGTCGGGTGTCGACCTCGCCAACGTCAAGATGTCGATGAACCCCTTTGACGAGATCGCCGTCGAGGAGGCCATTCGGCTGAAGGAAAAGGGCGCCGCGACCGAAGTCGTGATCGTCTCCGTGGGGCCGGCCAAGGCGCAGGAAACCTGCCGCACCGGCCTCGCCATGGGCGCCGACCGCGCCATCCTGGTGCAGACCGACGATGCCGTCGAGCCGCTCGCCGTCGCCAAGATCCTCAAGGCCATCGCCGATGAGGAACAGCCCGGCCTGATCATCCTCGGCAAGCAGGCGATCGACGACGACAGCAACCAGACCGGCCAGATGCTCGCCGCGCTGATGGGCCGCCCGCAGGGCACCTTCGCCTCCAAGGTCGAGATCGCCGACGGCGCCGCGACGGTGACGCGCGAGGTGGATGGCGGGCTCGAGACGGTGCGGCTGACGCTGCCGGCGATCGTCACCACCGATCTCCGCCTCAACGAGCCGCGTTATGCGTCGCTTCCCAACATCATGAAGGCCAAGTCCAAGCCGCTCGCGGCCAAGACGCCGGCCGACTACGGCGTGGATACCAGCCCGCGCCTCAAGACGCTGTCGGTGGCCGAGCCCGCCAAGCGCCAGGCGGGCATCAAGCTCGATACGGTGGATGCGCTGGTCGAGAAGCTCAAGGCGATGGGAGTGGCGGCATGA
- a CDS encoding electron transfer flavoprotein subunit alpha/FixB family protein yields the protein MKTLVWVEHEGGQIKDATLATVTAAARLGEVHLLVAGEGVAGVGEAAASIAGVGKVHVADAADYAHALPEAVAPLIVQLMADHDAFLAPATSTGKNIAPRVAALLDVMQVSDILSVEGERRFTRPIYAGNAIATVESTDAKLVVTVRGTAFEKAARSGGSGVVEAVQGPGASADAAFVGAEIAKSERPELTSAKVVVSGGRALGSAEQFHALIDPLADRLGAAIGASRAAVDAGYAPNDYQVGQTGKIVAPELYVAVGISGAIQHLAGMKDAKTIVAINKDEDAPIFQVADIGLVGDLFTVLPELTAKL from the coding sequence ATGAAGACGCTTGTCTGGGTCGAGCATGAGGGCGGGCAGATCAAGGACGCCACGCTTGCCACAGTGACCGCCGCGGCCAGGCTGGGCGAGGTGCATCTTCTCGTCGCCGGCGAGGGCGTGGCGGGCGTCGGCGAGGCGGCGGCCTCGATCGCGGGCGTCGGCAAGGTTCATGTCGCCGACGCGGCCGACTATGCCCATGCCCTGCCCGAGGCGGTGGCGCCGCTGATCGTCCAGCTCATGGCCGATCACGACGCCTTTCTCGCGCCCGCCACCTCCACCGGCAAGAATATCGCGCCGCGCGTGGCCGCGCTGCTCGATGTGATGCAGGTGTCGGACATCCTCTCGGTGGAGGGCGAGCGCCGCTTCACGCGGCCCATCTATGCCGGCAACGCGATCGCCACGGTCGAATCGACCGACGCCAAGCTCGTCGTCACGGTGCGCGGCACCGCCTTCGAAAAGGCGGCGCGCAGCGGTGGCAGCGGCGTGGTGGAAGCGGTGCAGGGCCCCGGCGCCAGCGCCGATGCCGCCTTTGTCGGCGCCGAGATCGCCAAGTCGGAACGGCCCGAGCTCACCTCCGCCAAGGTGGTGGTGTCCGGCGGCCGCGCGCTCGGCTCGGCCGAGCAGTTCCACGCGCTGATCGATCCGCTGGCCGACCGGCTGGGGGCCGCGATCGGCGCCAGCCGCGCCGCCGTGGACGCGGGCTATGCGCCCAATGACTATCAGGTCGGCCAGACGGGCAAGATCGTCGCGCCGGAACTCTATGTCGCGGTCGGCATCTCGGGCGCGATCCAGCATCTCGCCGGGATGAAGGACGCCAAGACGATCGTGGCGATCAACAAGGATGAGGATGCGCCGATCTTCCAGGTCGCCGATATCGGCCTAGTGGGCGATCTCTTCACCGTGCTGCCGGAGCTTACCGCCAAGCTCTGA
- a CDS encoding sterol desaturase family protein, producing the protein MHPLAGLLLFLATIALMEGVAYAAHRWIMHGPGWFLHRSHHRPRTGAFEANDLYAAIFAVPSILLLLGGVQLGWWPGCTWIGAGVAAYGAIYFGFHDWIVHGRLPHRYVPRSRYMRRIVQAHRLHHVVETKGGTVSFGFLVAPRPEALKAELARRRRAGVRAPARAPVGSGAQR; encoded by the coding sequence ATGCATCCGCTCGCAGGCCTTCTTCTGTTCCTCGCCACCATCGCGCTGATGGAGGGCGTGGCCTATGCCGCGCACCGCTGGATCATGCACGGGCCGGGCTGGTTCCTCCACCGTAGCCATCACCGCCCGCGCACCGGCGCGTTCGAGGCCAATGATCTCTACGCGGCGATCTTCGCCGTGCCGAGCATCCTGCTGCTGCTCGGCGGCGTGCAGCTGGGCTGGTGGCCGGGCTGCACCTGGATCGGCGCCGGCGTCGCCGCCTATGGCGCCATCTATTTCGGCTTCCACGACTGGATCGTGCATGGCCGGCTGCCGCACCGCTATGTGCCGCGCAGCCGCTATATGCGCCGCATCGTCCAGGCGCATCGGCTGCACCATGTCGTGGAGACCAAAGGCGGCACGGTGAGCTTCGGCTTTCTGGTGGCGCCCCGGCCCGAGGCGCTCAAGGCGGAACTCGCCCGCCGCCGCCGCGCGGGCGTGCGCGCGCCGGCGCGGGCGCCGGTCGGATCAGGGGCGCAGCGCTAG
- the crtY gene encoding lycopene beta-cyclase CrtY, which produces MAHDRRFDLAIVGGGLAGGLIALAVRRHRPEARIALIEAGARCGGNHIWSFFDSDIAPAHRPLVAPLAQHRWPGYDIAFPAHRRRLETGYNSIASEALDAALAAALPLEARLLGRAASAVTPTEVRLEDGTRLAATGVIDARGPGPSAALELGWQKFLGQTLRLSAPHGLARPIVMDATVPQIDGYRFVYVLPLAPDQLFVEDTYYSDTPALDVPALAERIAAYAAARGWRVAGVAREETGALPVVLAGDFAAYWNAGGAGVAKAGLRAGLFHPTTGYSLPDAVRTAHLVAGLADWSGPALHAALHRHAAAQWRARGFYRLLDRMLFRAAEPAARYKVLERFYRLDPALIGRFYAARSTWADKARIVAGRPPVPLGRAMAAAAGARGASARA; this is translated from the coding sequence ATGGCGCATGACCGCAGATTCGACCTGGCGATCGTCGGCGGCGGTCTCGCCGGGGGGCTGATCGCGCTGGCGGTGCGGCGGCACCGGCCCGAGGCGCGGATCGCGCTGATCGAGGCCGGCGCGCGCTGCGGCGGCAACCATATCTGGTCCTTCTTCGATAGCGATATCGCGCCCGCGCACCGGCCCTTGGTGGCGCCGCTCGCGCAGCATCGCTGGCCCGGCTACGACATCGCCTTCCCGGCGCATCGGCGGCGGCTCGAAACGGGCTATAACAGTATCGCCAGCGAGGCGCTGGACGCCGCGCTCGCCGCCGCCCTGCCCCTCGAGGCGCGGCTGCTGGGCCGCGCGGCCTCGGCGGTCACGCCCACCGAGGTGCGGCTCGAGGACGGCACGCGGCTCGCCGCCACCGGCGTGATCGACGCGCGCGGCCCGGGCCCGTCGGCCGCGCTGGAGCTGGGCTGGCAGAAATTCCTCGGCCAGACGCTGCGGCTGTCCGCGCCGCACGGGCTCGCGCGGCCGATCGTGATGGATGCGACCGTGCCCCAGATCGACGGCTATCGCTTCGTCTACGTGCTCCCGCTCGCGCCCGACCAGCTCTTTGTGGAAGACACCTATTACAGCGACACGCCGGCGCTGGACGTGCCTGCCCTGGCCGAGCGGATCGCCGCCTATGCGGCGGCGCGCGGCTGGCGCGTCGCGGGGGTGGCGCGCGAGGAGACGGGCGCGCTGCCGGTGGTGCTGGCCGGCGATTTCGCGGCCTATTGGAACGCGGGCGGCGCGGGCGTGGCCAAGGCCGGGCTGCGGGCCGGGCTGTTCCACCCGACGACCGGCTATTCGCTGCCCGATGCGGTGCGCACGGCGCATCTCGTCGCCGGCTTGGCGGACTGGTCGGGCCCGGCGCTGCACGCCGCGCTCCATCGCCACGCCGCCGCCCAGTGGCGCGCGCGCGGCTTCTACCGCCTTTTGGACCGGATGCTGTTCCGCGCGGCGGAGCCGGCGGCGCGGTACAAGGTGCTGGAACGATTCTACCGGCTTGATCCCGCTTTGATCGGGCGCTTCTACGCCGCCCGCTCGACATGGGCGGACAAGGCGCGGATAGTGGCGGGACGACCGCCGGTACCGCTCGGTCGCGCCATGGCGGCGGCGGCCGGAGCGAGGGGAGCGAGCGCGCGAGCATGA